The genomic interval TCCAGGATTagtttcataatttaatttttttcttttcttatcctGGACCTGATACTACGTCATAAATCTCATCCAGAGTCCTAGCAGAACTTCATCAGGAACAGAACAGCAGACCCGATCCAGGAAGGTCTGTTTGAGGAGCAGAAATGGACCAGAACTGCCTAACGGATCCGGGTCGGAAACTCgacttctgtctcttttttcaaaatgactcCTAACAAATCCTGTGTCTGCCAGAACTGGGTTCTGGTTCCGTACCGGGTTTGTTTTTGAGTCAGAACGTTCAAAGGCCCAATCAGGTTTCTTTTTCCGCCCTTTGAGCGCCGGCCAATCAAATCATGGACTGACTTTGTTCCTGATCATGTGACTGATCCGGTTGTTTCTGCAAAGCAGCGCTGAGTTCTCCTCCTCAGCATCCGGTTCCGACCCAATCAGAACTCTGCTGCAGTAAATCTCTTCATGAAGGCATCTTCCAGCGGTTCTGATGGACTCTGCACTTCAACAGGATTACGACCAGAACTTCTCCTGAATTGATCCCACGGAGCCCGCTGGTGTCGTCAGTGTGTTCAAACTCTGAACCTGGACTGGTGAAGTTCTgtttctggttccggttctaaTCGGATCGGAGTACCAACCGAAGCTCTAAGCGTTTACCAGCTGATCTGGAGTCAGATTCAACATAAGAAACTGGAGAAGTGCCCTCAAAGCATCATGGGATTCGGAGTTCTGTTCggtaaaattaaagcaacttGACGCCTCCAGAccttcatctcctcctcctcctcatcctcctctgctGTCTGTGGATCCATGTGACGTTCGGTACCGATCGCCGTGGTAGTTACATatctgttaccatggcaacagcaaaACCTCCTGAGCTGACTTGATTGGTGAATGCTTTAGACCCAGTTTCTCtgtgacgtgtgtgtgtgtgtgtgtgtgtgttcaggttgCAGAGGGATGAGTGTAAACGCTGAACGGTACTGCTGTGTCAGGATCCCACTGTGGAGTTCGGACGGCTCCGACCCGATTCTTTGACTTTTAGACGTGATGTAATTAAAGAGCTTTGAGAGTTTCTCTGTGATGTGACGAATGTTTGTGTCTTATCCACACGATTCAACACTAACatatttcattcataaaatacaaaaataaattataaatatgactttttttttctttctttttaacgTTAAATCAGAGGTGTTCAAAGTATGGCTGCGGGCCGTGTGTGGACCTCGGACTGAGTTTGTGCGGCCCCCAAACTGCAGCTCAATAAGGATGCAGAAGATGTTGGACTTTTTATTTGCAACCAGGGCAAAATTATTACTGACATAATGTTCCATGGAAAATTTTAAGTATGACACaaattttatatctttttataaACAAGCTTTTATAAGTAGAACCATGTTtatccagagacttttactAAAAAACCGGCTCTGCTGCACATAACTCAGCTTTGAATTTGGCTAAATATAGCTACCATTTAGAAAGGAAGTGACTTCAGTAAACATGTgaaatctttttgtcttttttgagcTATGGTGGTTAACATCCTTTTCTACAGAAAAATgctatttgtttcattttagattgtttttttggttgttttttttttttttttttttgctatttccTTGACCCAGCTGTTTGACTAAACAGTTCTGGTCCATGTGACAAAACGTTTGTCTTAAACAATGGAgttctttctctattttgtcCCAAAAATCCCTCACAACTGatcattattttcttatttgttatTATTCCAGATCAGTccaaattaatttcaaataactGCAGTTCTTAAATTCAGATTCAGTCAAATTCAGTTTGAGAATACTGGGTATGTAAATGATCCCAGCTGATTGCGCCGAGTCATTGACTCGCTAGCAATTCTCTTCTTGAGCAAGCATGTGGGGAAAGTGGAGAGGAACACTCTGCTTTTAACAGGAAGAGACTCCCATCACAATCCAGCTGTGACTCAGGgttgagagaaaaataaacaggaggACTTGTAGGGATGCACCCATGTGTACAATTTTGCTGTTATGGCCAATATTTCccaatatttttacaaatttgtttaaaaactgtaaaagcaTGTAAAATGAAATTAGGTCACACCTAAACAACATGTGGGTCTGAGTTTAGGAATATTCCTCctatgataaaaacaaattcaatctTAATTTCTTATAATTATTACAGAAACGTcaaattaaatcagactgaaCAGGCGATACTTGGGATGTTTTGTCCGGTCAACTCGGTCCGGTTGGCAACAAAATCACAACattcttacattttcagctgctgcggttcgtTTTCACAACAATCCAAACCGTTTGAGAAACCTTCAGCAGGAAGGTTCTGTAGCTGGAGGTGAGTGAAGAAGGTATTGCTGAGGTTAAAGGGTCAAACCATCAGGGCTTGAGAGAAGGATGAAGTTGTGAGCTACCGTCGCCATGGTAACACCTGTCCAACGGATCAGACAACGGCTTGATCTTTTTTTCAGAGACGACTACATGAAAGATTTCCTTAAcagaacagaaagaggaaatcCGTTAAAGGAGACCTATTATACGTCAGGTTAGGACGGATCTGTGGTCTATTCAAAACATGCTCATTTTTGCACAAAGTCATTCTTGGTGAGATTTTAGTCAGTTCTGACAACTCTGACCTCCTTTGGgacctcctgtcactttaaatccaactaAGCTGCTgcaggccacgccccccaactcaacgtttacactcccacataaaaatgactgtaaccgtacatatttgaaaagcagaagtggagcctcctatGCAACCAACAAGAAGGCAGCAGGTGCTTTCTGGATGGTAAGAACATTTGTctgttccagcagccattgtacagtggcAAAACTGACTATTACCTAGtttgggttgctaagtaacagtATAGCGTGACTTAGCAATTAGGGGgcttttgaaacagctcattttccaaaaacattagcctattgccaaaaaacaacagttttttttaaagtgtttggtctgtttttaaatagaagtataaaaatgtgcaattgTGAATTTTAATTGACACGTTCCATTTAAAAAGAAGACAGAGGATCCTGGAAATGTGTGTTCTGGACAGAAAGAGACCAGGAAGAACTAAGCTGAGGAGTTCCTCTTTTTAACACGGTAGTGGCGGTGTCATGGCACGGGCCTGTGTGACTCTGTACTGTAAACATCACTTGTTAAAATTACGGAAATATACACAACAGCTTTGGAGAACTTTCTCATTAATTTAATGGAATTTAGTCACTTTTTGTCAATGATCAATAATCTACTGATCaggttttatgtttatattaaagcttattcaacattttgtccttttttttcatgtgtatttttaaatctatgaACTTTTCATGCCCTCCTGCATGAAGCTGACTTCTGCTGTTGGTCAGTGATGAAGACGATGTGATGTTTCCTCCTGCTGCCGGCGTTACGGCCCTCATGaggctgatctgaggtcagatcAGGCGGCGGCAGCAGCGACCGCAGGGTGAGGCTCTGACGATGAGGAGGGACGAACTCTTCCTCACGTCCTTATAAGCCAGCCGCTCTGAGTGAAGGCGACGGTGATCAGcctgagcagctgcagcagcttcataACCAGGTGagatttttactgatttatttcattcattgaAATTTCCTGCATTCAGAAGaatcaggaaatgttttaattacatttatgacTTTCTGTATAATCATTAAAAATGCTGCTAGATCAGAAATTAATTAGAAATGATCAACTTTCACTTAACCcgatcaaatatgtttttttttaattgatttccTCCACTTAATGTGGACGTAGCTCACATTTGGAGTATTGAACTAATGTCTTTATTTGAAACTAAATCAGCTTTTAGACAATAAAAGTTGTGAATAAGAagatttttgttatatttagaGCTAAACATTGTGTAAGAAGACAAACGAAAATAAAACCTTAGCTGGGGggattttggaaaaataactgcaggaactgtaaaaattcaaattaaattaaacaaatacttttttgaacccaaaaataatttaattaatggGCTTTGTGCGTCTTAAGGTGCTGAAAGATGGTAAAGcaattgatgtaatttggcaccTTACAGATAAATACAGCTTTAATTtgattgagaaaataaaacttgaacacacagttttattttgaaggttctATTTATGTCCAGAGGTCCACAGAAAACGTTGTGGCGGGCCGGATGTGGCCCCTGGTCCTCGCGTTTGACACACGTAGATGCAGCGTCAACTCTTCTCTCTGGCCTTCATGTTTCTCCTAGAAAACTTTCGACGTTAAACTTTGACTGCACAAAGATTCACTTTCACAACAGTAGGAAGAACCTGCAACTTTTCAGATGATTCTGTCGATGAATCGTATTcaaatggcacattctgcaattttttttcatttaagcctttttatgcAATGTTacaatacagtaaaataaataaatttgttttcttaaatcagaaaatgtacattttattgcctaaaatgccgTATCATAGCATTTCTTTAGGGGAGGTTTGATCctggatgcatctgcagctcgaaacatcaacatgtgaaaagctacAAAGCCTTAGCAGAATGCTCAGCCCCGTCTGCTTGACAGAATACAGTGTAGCGCCGATCTATTGGttattttgggggattttttttgaTGAAGGTGATTAATTAGGTGAAGCTAACACTGCTACTAGAGGActtctgggtaaaacatattcacaagaacattttatcttaaatgcaaaatgtatgcattttatGTAGCGTTCTGGTTTAGTTTCTGCTCTGAGTGAGTTATTCTTTCACCAACTGGCCTTTATATGAGGGTATACGCCAGTTAAcgtaatcgattactaaattagttgccaattattgaaataattgattaatcaattaattcctagttttcagttttcttttcttgtgaCCTCTGGTCATGATGTTGGCGCTCTAACAAGGCTCTCAGAGGCTTTGGAAGAGAAAAAGGTCCACAGAATCACAgaatactccagttaacgattaattgattgctaaattagttgacaattaaactgattaatcgtttcagcccacATTGCTCGCAGCTTGGGTGGAGGCAGCATTATGCCTGGGCTCATGGTGCCTGCAGGAAGCGTGGGTCTGATGGCGGACCCCACCCTCAACGCCTCCACTTGGCCCCGCCCCTCTGTGAACGCCTCATCCCAGTATCCAATCGGAGCGTACGGCACTGCCGAGCTGATCCTGGTTGTCATGGCAACCGTCTCCCTGAGCGTTCTAACCGTTGTCGGCAACACGCTGGTCATCCTGTCCATCAAGGTGAACCGCCACCTGCAGACCGTCAACAACTACTTCCTGCTGAGCCTGGCGGCCGCCGACCTGTTCATCGGCCTGCTGTCCATGAACTTGTACACGATGTACCGACTGCGGGGCCGCTGGCCGCTGGGGGCCGCGCTCTGCGACACCTGGCTCGTCCTGGACTACGGGGTGAGCAACGCGTCGGTGCTGAACCTGCTGCTGATCAGTTTGGACCGCTACCTGTGCACAACATGGCCGCTCAGCTACCCGGTGCAGCGGACGGGCCGCGTGGCGGGCCTGATGATCGGCGGCGCCTGGCTGCTGTCATTCTTGCTTTGGGCGCCCGCCATCTTGTGCTGGCAGAGCGTCGGCGGCCGGCGGGTCATCCCGGACGGACACTGCTACATCCACCTCCTGGCGAGCCCGGCCGTCACGCTGGGCACCACGCTGTCGTCCTTCTACCTGCCGGCGCTCGTCATGATCGGGTTGTACAGCCGGTTGTCggccgccagccgccgcaggcTGACTTCTCTTCAGGCGGAGCAGGGGACGCCTAAGACGGGGGACCCGCCGGTGAAAGGCTTCACCTGGAAACGACGCAGCTGGATGGCCAGCAACCTGGGTTCTGATCTGTCTCTGAACCAGCGGGGAAGTCCGGCGAACAGCTGTAAACGCCTGGTAGGTAATCTACCTACAGTACGGAGTATTAGGGCcgtactaataaaaataaaaaaaatgaagtcatatttccagaataaattaatatttagagAATAAAGTCTCAATGTGATAacaatacgagaataaagtcatattttgagaataaattaataagaaaaaagtcataataatgggaataaagttgtattctggaaataaatgtataatattttgaataaaaagttaGTTATAATATTTTAAGAACAATGTAATAAtgctacaataaaataatatttccagaataaattaatattttggagAATAATGtagtaatatgagaataaagtcatgactttattctggtaatactatgagtttatttttgtattatttccactttattctcgtaatatgaCTTGATTTtcgtttcatttttctttgcatggCCCTAAAACTCTGTCCAACATCTGCGTCTTCATAGCACATCAGTAATTTTTGAATTAGAAGTTGACTTTGCTCCGCTATTAAGGTAAAACTTAAGGTGcttgttgtgtgttttcatttctaaaaggaagcataaagtgcattttccATCCCAAACCAGACTGGACCGTTTGTCTGTCCTGTTCTGGTAAAcctccgccatctttgtttctgtgtcaATGGCTCCGCCTCAAGATATCCAGCGGCGCCCTCTACTGGATGGCGTTGAAACTATACCACCAAAAGAAGGCCTGAGCGGACGTTATTGGTTAATCGATTGgaactcattttaatctaataaacaattaatcgaCAGTTGTTTGCATCCCTGCTGCTGCCTGTCAGTTCTGAAGGAACTGTGTCTTCACTAAACGAACTGTCTGTCTCATCAGCAGCCGCTCTCCCGAACCTCCTCATGCGCAGCGGGAGACGAAGACGCCTTATCGATCACCGACCTCCACAGCTCGGCCTCCGCGGCGCTGACCTCCTGCCCCAGCTTCCGGTCCCAGGAGCGGAGGAGGCGCCGGGTGATGGCGCGGGAGAGGAGGATGACCAACACCATCCTCGCCATCTTGTTGGCCTTCATCATCACCTGGACACCCTACCACGTCATGGCGGTCATCGCCGCCTTTCGTCACATCCGAATCCCCGACGCTCTGTGGACTACGGGCTACTGGCTGTGCTACGTCAACAGCACCATCAACCCCTGCTGCTACTCGCTGTGCAACGTCACGTTCCGGAAAACCTTCTGCTGCCTGCTGAGCTGCCGCACCCGGAAGCTGCGTTAACGCTGAAACAggtgaaacaggaagcaggTGTTTACCGTGATGCATTAGTAGAAAGAAGATGGAGTTAACGTCCGCCATATAACtcagaaaatgtctaaaacattcTTCTTTcgaaactcagaaatgtaaatgtttttctagaaaattgttctgaaattaatctgaaaatttccGAATTGTAAATGCTATATAAATTTGCATCAAGTATTTACCACAGCATATTATTAGATAggaaaaaatgagtaaattttCTTCAAAGGACTCAATTGTCCgaaagtcttaaattttttaCGTATTCAATTAAAAGGAGCATTTTTGGCCTTTAAAACTCattaatgtaaatgtttttctataaaatgtctgagatcactgtgaaaatttgtttttcaagaacatttttgacttttcaaactaagaaatttccttttttttcaaagaaaatttgtgagattaatctaaaattttctgatttctttctaacaaatttgcaacttttcaaagttttgtttttttttctagaaaatttctgagaataatCTCGAGAATCTAttcaaaataattagaaatcTGTTCAGTCAGGAATTTGTTCAGGTTCAGGAGCTCATGAAGAAAACtttagtaaataatttaaaatccttttGAATCAACAATCTGAAATTGGGAATCTGTTCAAGAATCGGTTCAGGTTTGTAGCTGAAACATTCTCCGTCGTATCTGATCAGTTTTCCATCAGCCTCACAGAAATCATGTTGCTTTAatagacaaacacacaaaagttTTCACCAAAACAATGTACagcatttatttgttcatttgtacAAGTCTTATCAATAATCTGTAAttccaaaaataaactttcccTCAGTTCAGATGTTGAAGCATCAAACTGTGGATGATCTGCCGGATCAACTTTTCCcctaaaaacttttaaaactacagGGAGGAGCATTAAACTACCAGCTACTGAACGAAGGTTATTCTGATCAGCTAAAGCTTAAATCCAAGGAAAACGGGAGAACATCAAATCAGAGCAGGAGTCAGCGAGTCGGACGGGTCAGTTTGAGGACAGGAAGTCTGTTTTGGAGTCTCTGGTTTTAAATTTGAAGAAGGGAAGACGATTGTTCAGctggtggaggaggagaaatCCTGTCGTCTTCTGGTCCACTCTCCCTTCAGTTTGATTTCTTCTCCCCTGAAGacgaaaacaaaaaagtttaaagtggAGCCGAGCCTTGTTGCTAGGAAACGGTAAAAGTATTGATCATGTGACCAGTTGGAAGGAATCATCATTTAATGAAGTCTGAAGGTGGTGAGAGttttataaaaaccaaaaaaacttttttcacttttaaatatgaatttagTTTGTCATAGGTTTAAtaagaattgtttttaaaataacagatattttttattttaattgtgaaTTTTCAcccaaaaactcagaaatgtttaaattaatgtcaaattttctagaaaaacattgGAAAGTTTTGAGCTCAAAGAATCAAACattagtgagaaaaaaaactcacatttttagaTTCATCTCAAATGTTTTCTACTAAACACCAGGACATTTATGGGCTTAAAAAGTCGAcaatttgcaagaaaatattttgtttaatcccagaaattttctggaaaataatggaaatttctgagattaaactaaatatttctatagtttttgttttgcaaggttttgacttttgaagctcagaaatttcaaagattttctgtaaaatttcgGAGGTTTTTCCTCACTAattgctttttacttttttagcaccaaagtaaaaacattttttaagaaaatttttgagaatcgagaatttctgattttttggcaaaaatgttcTCCTTTATTGCCCCAATACGGCGCTGTAGTTTAgcagtaaaacagttttttctcattgtttgaAAGGAAACAACATCCTGAAATATGTGCAGATCTATAAGTTAGTTAGTGAACTAATGATGAAGCTGAGACTGGCTGCTGGTGCTGCAGCCGTTGAGGCCTCACCTCTGGTCTTCTTGGGTTTGTGGGAGCAGGGCTTGGACACCTTGACGGTGCTCTGGCAGTCGGCGTTGAACAGAGCCCTCTTCAGCGTTCCTGACCGGCTCTTGGTGTTGGACCCGGTGTCGCAGGAACTCCACGCTCCGAACTTGTACTTACAGTCGCCTGAGAACAAGAAGATACAATTACCGACCCAAAGTGTTCTTGCAATCACAGTctaaatttaaagatttttgttttcagattaacCATAAATGTTCAGCTGAGAGTGTGATGATGTCAcacactgattttattttttattaaactgcttTATGTTCACAGTTTCAGCTCCACATCTACAGTTTGTATATCAAATTGAAGGTTTCTGTTAAACAGATTTCTGTTAAATTGTGCAGAAACTCCACTTTATCTCATTACTAATATTATATTTCAGctccaacattttcttttcaaactagAAAATCCAAGTTTGGAAATCTTCTGCATAAAActatcaaaatttaaaaaatggttttttttattaagacaaacaaaacaactttttttaaataagattttttttattttatttccataatgaaataaacaaaaccccAACAAGAAATTTCAACTTTCAGTCATAATTATGTGATTAAAAGTCATGATGTTCTAATAATCTAATAATTATAACTTTGTATATTATAATTTTCACTTTATATCTCATAAATTGGACTTTTAAAGTTGAAATCCTGACTTTGCATCTCAAAAGTATGActtaattttataattatgaTTTTGAATGAATATAGTATTCAttaattaatacaaaatattttcagttttttttctttattttgtggtttttcacTAACACGTATCCTGTactttgatgtaaaataaatttctatttaaaaaaaattctgacttttattcttgtaattattCTGATTCAAACGTTGACCACCAGGAGGCGCCACCATTCACTTTACTGATCTTAGCTTCATTTCCTAACAAAGTACAGTTATTAACTTTAAAGCTGTTTTCTGTCCCCTGGGGGCCCCTCTCCTCCATAAGCCCCTCCCCCTTGCTTTAGTGACCCCATGACCCCTGAGTGTGTGAGTCTCACTGATGTCCTTCTTCCAGTTGCAGGGGATCCTGCAGTTGATCTTGTCGGTACGATCTTTGCACGTCGCCTCCCTCTGTCCGTCTCCACAGTCTCCGTGATCCGGTACACATTTCCCGTACCGGGTCTCTGCCACGGTGCATTCAGAGGCCGGTCGGGATTTATCAGGTTTCCCACCTGCAGAGCGGAGAAACGTCAAACCAACGTgacaccatcatcatcatcatcatcatcatctgtttTAAACGTTTCTACTTCCTCCAGTCAGATTTCTTGGTTTTAAACTCGTTTGTTGAGCCGTTTCTATGTATTTTCATGCTCTGATGTCTTCATCCCTTagacaggggtgtccaaagtgtggcgcgggggccatttgtgcccgttgaatgcatttttttttgtggtccCCAAGCATAATAGTTTTCATTTTagttaagttttatttaattgtgactttttgtcaaattcagttttaattttaatttttaattagtttttagtgtgtttgctagtttttattagatgaatattgctttgtttttattagttgcaGTAGTAGTTCTAGTTTCttcatactttggttaatttttaggttCAGAATtcatgaattaattaattaata from Xiphophorus maculatus strain JP 163 A chromosome 2, X_maculatus-5.0-male, whole genome shotgun sequence carries:
- the mdk gene encoding midkine; the encoded protein is MRSLFSVTLLLLLALTLTVEANKRAKHHKGGKPDKSRPASECTVAETRYGKCVPDHGDCGDGQREATCKDRTDKINCRIPCNWKKDISDCKYKFGAWSSCDTGSNTKSRSGTLKRALFNADCQSTVKVSKPCSHKPKKTRGEKKSN
- the chrm4 gene encoding muscarinic acetylcholine receptor M4 isoform X2 — its product is MPGLMVPAGSVGLMADPTLNASTWPRPSVNASSQYPIGAYGTAELILVVMATVSLSVLTVVGNTLVILSIKVNRHLQTVNNYFLLSLAAADLFIGLLSMNLYTMYRLRGRWPLGAALCDTWLVLDYGVSNASVLNLLLISLDRYLCTTWPLSYPVQRTGRVAGLMIGGAWLLSFLLWAPAILCWQSVGGRRVIPDGHCYIHLLASPAVTLGTTLSSFYLPALVMIGLYSRLSAASRRRLTSLQAEQGTPKTGDPPVKGFTWKRRSWMASNLGSDLSLNQRGSPANSCKRLPLSRTSSCAAGDEDALSITDLHSSASAALTSCPSFRSQERRRRRVMARERRMTNTILAILLAFIITWTPYHVMAVIAAFRHIRIPDALWTTGYWLCYVNSTINPCCYSLCNVTFRKTFCCLLSCRTRKLR
- the chrm4 gene encoding muscarinic acetylcholine receptor M4 isoform X1; protein product: MPGLMVPAGSVGLMADPTLNASTWPRPSVNASSQYPIGAYGTAELILVVMATVSLSVLTVVGNTLVILSIKVNRHLQTVNNYFLLSLAAADLFIGLLSMNLYTMYRLRGRWPLGAALCDTWLVLDYGVSNASVLNLLLISLDRYLCTTWPLSYPVQRTGRVAGLMIGGAWLLSFLLWAPAILCWQSVGGRRVIPDGHCYIHLLASPAVTLGTTLSSFYLPALVMIGLYSRLSAASRRRLTSLQAEQGTPKTGDPPVKGFTWKRRSWMASNLGSDLSLNQRGSPANSCKRLQPLSRTSSCAAGDEDALSITDLHSSASAALTSCPSFRSQERRRRRVMARERRMTNTILAILLAFIITWTPYHVMAVIAAFRHIRIPDALWTTGYWLCYVNSTINPCCYSLCNVTFRKTFCCLLSCRTRKLR